In Prunus dulcis chromosome 1, ALMONDv2, whole genome shotgun sequence, the following are encoded in one genomic region:
- the LOC117616522 gene encoding MORN repeat-containing protein 1-like, with protein sequence MDGQKSQAKLTRTQSSLLRSSPTIRSSIHSLSSVTEEDVIVAQQQQYDEEEQKPKNYNPGSTQKPGSNRISHQHLAMAFLTVFTLFSFSAFFFFFYLRREEIPTSENLLLALVFVAVTLFLANKNRGLINHSVSVLKHSWDENAKRFRFCKTNGGSKPVQWFIGSDPNPNKARKEKKIIREGVEFYSNGDFYEGEFHKGKCNGSGVYNYFVNGRYEGDWIDGRYDGYGIEGWARGSRYKGQYRQGSRHGYGVYRFYTGDSYAGEWCNGQSHGVGVQTCSDGSCYVGEFKYGAKHGYGCYHFRNGDRYAGEYFGDKIHGFGVYHFANGHCYEGSWHEGRKQGYGVYTFRNGDTRCGMWDGGTLKHPLAPLTDAVVRAVKAAGKAAENAVNLRRVDEHVNKAVMAANRAATAARVAAVKAVQNRMDGKFCDTNV encoded by the exons ATGGACGGTCAGAAAAGCCAGGCGAAGCTCACGAGGACCCAGTCGTCGCTGCTGCGGTCGTCGCCGACCATCCGATCCTCCATTCATAGCCTCTCTTCGGTGACCGAGGAGGACGTCATCGTCGCCCAGCAGCAACAATACGACGAAGAAGAGCAGAAGCCCAAGAATTACAACCCCGGTTCGACTCAGAAACCCGGTTCGAACCGGATCAGCCACCAGCACCTGGCGATGGCTTTTCTCACTGTCTTCACCCTCTTCAGCTTCTccgccttcttcttcttcttctatctaCGAAGAGAAGAGATACCCACTTCCGAAAATCTCCTCCTGGCTCTGGTCTTCGTCGCAGTCACCCTTTTCTTGGCGAACAAGAACAGGGGCCTGATCAACCACAGCGTCTCCGTTCTGAAACACTCATGGGACGAGAATGCGAAGCGGTTCCGGTTCTGCAAGACGAACGGTGGGTCGAAGCCGGTCCAGTGGTTCATTGGGTCCGACCCGAACCCGAACAAGGCCcgaaaggagaagaagattatAAGGGAAGGGGTCGAATTTTACAGCAATGGCGATTTCTACGAGGGGGAATTTCACAAGGGCAAATGCAATGGGAGCGGAGTTTACAATTATTTTGTGAATGGGAGGTATGAAGGCGATTGGATCGATGGGAGGTACGATGGGTATGGGATTGAGGGGTGGGCTAGAGGAAGCAGATACAAGGGTCAATATAGACAAGGATCGAGGCATGGGTATGGGGTTTATAGATTCTACACAGGGGACTCTTATGCTGGGGAGTGGTGCAATGGGCAGAGCCATGGCGTTGGAGTGCAAACTTGCTCTGATGGTAGCTGCTATGTTGGTGAATTCAAGTATGGCGCTAAGCATGGCTATGGTTGCTACCATTTTAG AAATGGAGATAGATATGCAGGAGAATATTTTGGAGACAAAATCCATGGATTTGGGGTCTATCATTTTGCTAATGGTCATTGTTACGAGGGTTCATGGCATGAAGGCCGGAAGCAGGGCTATGGTGTCTATACTTTTCGAAATGGCGACACAAGATGTGGTATGTGGGATGGTGGCACCCTTAAGCACCCTCTTGCGCCGCTAACGGATGCAGTTGTTCGAGCAGTTAAG GCTGCTGGGAAAGCTGCAGAGAATGCTGTTAACCTCCGGCGGGTAGATGAACATGTGAACAAGGCAGTCATGGCAGCAAACAGAGCTGCCACTGCTGCCAGAGTTGCTGCTGTCAAAGCTGTTCAAAACCGAATGGATGGAAAATTTTGTGATACAAATGTCTAA